A window from Bacteroidota bacterium encodes these proteins:
- a CDS encoding LptE family protein, producing the protein MKYEINHLLKRDRGVESRSLHISYFIFHIFLLSGCYSFTGSSIPPHIHTIGIPGVEDNSGWGQSDVRQNLTDLLIQKFTNEGSLRVANRSNSDALLEASIAPNGIIDEAVSVSVGEVVKDKRITLRVHAKYTDQKKQKVFWERDFSQTANYQIIESLTGQKKAIHQAEDQVAEQIMIAVISNW; encoded by the coding sequence ATGAAATATGAAATAAATCATTTGTTGAAGCGTGACAGAGGTGTCGAATCCCGATCCCTTCATATTTCATACTTCATATTTCATATTTTCCTTCTCAGCGGCTGCTACAGCTTCACCGGCTCCAGCATTCCGCCGCATATTCATACCATCGGGATTCCGGGCGTGGAAGATAACTCGGGATGGGGGCAGTCCGATGTGCGGCAAAATCTGACCGATCTGTTGATACAGAAGTTTACCAACGAAGGCTCGCTTCGCGTGGCGAACCGATCGAATTCGGACGCGCTGCTCGAAGCCTCGATTGCGCCGAACGGGATCATCGATGAAGCGGTCAGCGTGAGCGTTGGCGAGGTGGTCAAGGATAAGCGCATCACGCTTCGCGTCCATGCGAAGTACACCGATCAGAAAAAGCAGAAGGTCTTTTGGGAGCGCGATTTTTCGCAGACCGCGAACTACCAGATCATTGAAAGCCTGACCGGCCAAAAGAAGGCAATCCACCAGGCCGAAGATCAGGTGGCCGAGCAAATCATGATCGCGGTGATTTCGAACTGGTAA
- a CDS encoding sigma-54 dependent transcriptional regulator — MAEISTSRSLAHILPEVALPRSLSVPLPDHIIAASEEMRELVSVVRVVAPTAITVLITGESGTGKEVFAELIHDLSGRKGPFVTVNCGAIPEGLIESELFGHEKGSFTGAVGQRKGFFEAAQSGTLFLDEIGEMPLALQVKLLRVLETGKFTRVGSTTQITTDARIIAATNRDLEYDVRAGTFRSDLYYRLRAVMLRIPPLRNRREDIPFLIETMLGEFVRRHHIVDASGKPQMPQLTPDATQMLIDHEWRGNIRELRNTLEQLVVLVCSITRADDRCVITQRDVERALASSVADLWDGGGIGHGGVAQDTRANRPLPAAPISMPKEQSERELIYRALIELRNEIADIKSMIQDGRTPTRTGTLALPPSTNGDSRPTIRPLEIIETEALEQALAHYQGNRRHAARALGISERTLYRKMKEKGLE, encoded by the coding sequence ATGGCAGAAATCAGCACATCCCGCTCGCTCGCTCATATTCTCCCCGAGGTCGCGCTTCCGCGCAGCCTGAGCGTCCCCTTGCCCGATCATATCATCGCGGCGAGCGAAGAAATGCGCGAACTCGTCTCCGTCGTGCGAGTCGTCGCGCCGACGGCGATCACCGTCCTCATCACCGGGGAGAGCGGCACCGGCAAGGAGGTCTTCGCGGAGTTGATTCACGATTTGAGCGGACGCAAGGGTCCATTCGTAACGGTCAATTGCGGTGCGATACCGGAAGGGCTGATCGAGTCCGAATTGTTCGGCCACGAGAAAGGCTCGTTCACCGGAGCGGTCGGGCAGCGCAAAGGATTTTTCGAAGCCGCGCAATCGGGTACGCTCTTCTTAGATGAGATCGGTGAAATGCCGCTCGCTTTGCAGGTGAAGCTTTTGCGGGTACTCGAGACCGGCAAGTTCACCCGCGTTGGATCGACCACACAGATCACCACCGACGCGCGCATCATCGCGGCGACCAATCGCGATCTCGAATACGATGTCCGCGCCGGGACGTTCCGGAGCGATCTCTATTATCGCCTGCGCGCGGTGATGCTCCGCATTCCGCCGTTGCGCAACCGGCGTGAAGATATTCCATTCTTGATCGAGACGATGCTTGGCGAGTTCGTTCGCAGACATCACATTGTCGACGCCAGTGGCAAGCCGCAGATGCCGCAGCTTACACCGGACGCGACACAAATGCTGATCGATCACGAGTGGCGCGGAAACATTCGGGAATTGCGCAACACACTCGAGCAACTCGTCGTACTCGTCTGCTCGATCACGCGAGCGGACGACCGATGCGTGATCACGCAACGCGACGTCGAGCGGGCGCTAGCATCGAGCGTTGCAGATCTTTGGGATGGCGGCGGCATTGGCCACGGAGGTGTAGCGCAAGACACGCGAGCGAACCGGCCGTTGCCGGCGGCGCCGATCTCCATGCCGAAGGAGCAGAGCGAGCGCGAGCTCATCTACCGGGCACTCATTGAACTTCGCAACGAGATCGCCGACATCAAGAGTATGATTCAGGATGGCCGCACGCCAACGCGCACAGGCACGCTGGCGCTGCCGCCATCAACAAACGGAGATAGCCGCCCGACGATCCGGCCACTCGAAATCATCGAGACCGAAGCGCTCGAACAAGCGCTTGCACATTATCAAGGCAACCGCCGCCACGCTGCGCGCGCACTCGGAATCAGCGAGCGAACGCTCTATCGCAAAATGAAGGAGAAAGGACTCGAATAA
- a CDS encoding M1 family aminopeptidase produces MRSSLQVVLAVFLLGGLSHRATGQIPAKGYHAISYNATVKLDRQADSLWGVVTMTGRTSESLTGIRQYALYIQVDSVFVNGSRAVVRVLPDSSLMYGGYFALSPSAIDSGNLFTVTTYYHGKGMPEQQGTLHWGGVTDEDTMMFAMGVGFNAPYTSCTRHWMPCYDLPDDKPDSVDLTFICRDSDVTASNGLLVSNTVANGWRTMHWHISHPIATYLLTFATGPYTIDNVPNSLNKPFQVFALQRDSAKAAVDMRARVRDILAFYDSLFGTYPFEKVGYVITPIGSMEHQTMISLDKGVLIGDSAKMASSTGGGSTTAIHELAHQWWGDWVTCKTFDDAWLNEGFATYCEALSLEHLFGRSVYLATQHSNIAISKYPAVNALPLFGAATADNHSNNYPSTIYQKGAAVLGMLRQYLGDSTFFKCVRYYGRVHAYSTATSFDMQQDFKEISGQDLSWFWKEWVYGIGFPKDTIVWYRRQTGAPIEFHQKFNNAGMPYFRVPIPVRGYSNGSPKDVIVWMDSTQKSQDFANFGFMPDSIKIDPDGLLLMTTMKMTYSASVGTTMVEVSVPATRLRVFPNPNNQDLLSYSIDYPNASGDLLLILFDDAGHQVRTWTRTITKTIIQDSLNIAGLSAGNYRLYVRIPNEFSVSTGVTISR; encoded by the coding sequence ATGAGAAGCTCATTACAGGTCGTTTTAGCGGTGTTTTTATTGGGCGGGTTGTCTCACCGCGCAACTGGCCAAATTCCTGCCAAAGGCTATCACGCCATCTCCTACAATGCTACGGTCAAGCTGGACCGGCAAGCCGATTCGCTATGGGGTGTTGTGACCATGACGGGCCGGACATCAGAGAGCTTGACTGGAATTCGTCAATACGCTTTGTATATCCAGGTCGATAGTGTTTTCGTAAATGGCAGCCGCGCCGTTGTTCGGGTACTTCCTGATAGCTCCTTAATGTATGGCGGGTATTTCGCGCTCTCTCCAAGTGCTATCGACAGCGGCAATCTCTTCACAGTGACGACTTACTACCACGGCAAAGGCATGCCCGAGCAGCAAGGTACGCTCCACTGGGGAGGCGTGACCGACGAGGACACAATGATGTTTGCGATGGGCGTCGGCTTCAACGCGCCCTACACTTCCTGCACGCGGCACTGGATGCCCTGCTACGATCTGCCGGACGATAAGCCGGACTCAGTCGACCTAACGTTCATTTGTCGGGATAGCGATGTGACAGCTTCGAACGGGTTGCTCGTCAGCAACACTGTAGCAAACGGCTGGCGGACGATGCACTGGCACATCAGCCATCCGATTGCGACGTATTTGCTCACGTTTGCGACGGGACCCTACACCATAGATAATGTTCCGAACTCGCTGAACAAGCCATTTCAGGTCTTTGCGTTGCAACGCGATAGTGCTAAAGCTGCGGTGGACATGCGCGCGCGCGTGCGAGACATACTCGCGTTTTATGATTCACTCTTCGGCACATATCCATTCGAGAAGGTCGGCTATGTCATCACGCCCATCGGCTCGATGGAACATCAGACCATGATCTCGCTCGATAAGGGCGTGCTCATCGGCGATTCAGCGAAAATGGCAAGCAGCACCGGAGGCGGGAGCACCACTGCAATCCATGAACTCGCGCATCAGTGGTGGGGCGACTGGGTGACGTGCAAGACGTTCGACGATGCGTGGCTCAATGAAGGATTTGCGACATACTGCGAGGCGCTCTCGCTCGAACATCTCTTCGGGCGCTCGGTATATCTTGCGACGCAACACTCGAACATCGCCATTTCCAAGTACCCGGCAGTAAATGCTCTGCCACTTTTCGGCGCCGCGACTGCGGACAATCACAGCAATAACTATCCCTCTACAATTTATCAAAAGGGCGCGGCCGTTCTCGGGATGCTCCGGCAGTATCTCGGCGATTCTACGTTCTTCAAATGTGTCCGTTACTACGGTCGCGTGCATGCATATTCCACTGCTACCAGTTTCGATATGCAGCAAGACTTTAAAGAGATCAGTGGTCAGGATTTGTCGTGGTTCTGGAAAGAGTGGGTCTATGGTATTGGGTTTCCGAAGGATACGATCGTGTGGTACCGAAGACAGACTGGTGCGCCGATTGAATTTCATCAGAAGTTTAACAATGCCGGCATGCCATACTTCCGAGTGCCGATTCCAGTGCGCGGGTACAGCAATGGTAGTCCAAAAGATGTCATCGTTTGGATGGACTCGACCCAAAAGAGTCAGGATTTCGCAAACTTTGGGTTCATGCCAGACTCGATCAAGATCGACCCGGATGGACTACTGTTGATGACGACAATGAAGATGACGTATTCTGCATCAGTCGGTACTACAATGGTGGAGGTCAGTGTTCCTGCCACTCGTCTTCGAGTATTTCCCAATCCCAACAACCAGGACTTGCTTTCGTACTCTATCGACTATCCGAATGCGTCTGGCGATCTCTTACTCATACTTTTCGATGACGCTGGTCATCAAGTACGCACTTGGACTCGTACGATAACCAAGACTATCATTCAAGATAGCTTGAATATTGCCGGACTGAGCGCTGGTAATTATCGGTTGTACGTTCGGATACCAAATGAATTCTCTGTTTCAACCGGCGTAACAATAAGTCGCTAA
- the meaB gene encoding methylmalonyl Co-A mutase-associated GTPase MeaB, producing MTSSELARRLSTHDRLAVARAISRVENDREDAGALLRELAPRLGHAYRVGITGPPGAGKSTITSELTKLIRSLGKTVGILAVDPTSPFTGGALLGDRIRMQEVSMDPGVYVRSMATRGSLGGLSSKAKDAADVLDAAGFDFVLFETVGVGQSELDIAKAADTTVVVLVPESGDAVQAMKSGLMEIADFFVVNKCDREGADQAVRALTTILTFRVTHKEDEWIPPVIKAAASKNEGIDHILSNIEKHREHLLKTGELATRRIERERERVHELVELMLHTDFWTAERSARLEQELIRISAHETTSFDVARELTKV from the coding sequence ATGACTTCTTCCGAACTCGCCCGACGACTTTCGACGCATGACAGGCTCGCGGTTGCCCGAGCAATTTCTCGTGTCGAAAACGACCGCGAAGATGCCGGAGCGCTTCTTCGTGAGTTAGCTCCGCGGCTGGGCCACGCGTATCGCGTGGGAATCACCGGCCCACCTGGCGCAGGGAAATCAACCATCACCTCCGAGCTGACAAAACTCATCCGCTCTTTGGGTAAAACTGTCGGCATTCTGGCTGTCGATCCGACTTCGCCATTTACCGGAGGCGCTCTGCTCGGCGATCGCATTCGGATGCAGGAGGTCTCGATGGACCCCGGTGTGTATGTTCGCTCGATGGCTACGCGTGGCTCGCTCGGCGGACTTTCTTCGAAAGCAAAAGATGCTGCTGACGTGCTGGATGCCGCCGGATTTGATTTTGTACTCTTCGAAACGGTCGGCGTGGGACAATCCGAGTTGGATATTGCAAAGGCGGCGGACACAACCGTCGTTGTGCTCGTACCGGAAAGCGGCGATGCCGTACAAGCGATGAAATCCGGACTGATGGAAATTGCCGATTTCTTCGTCGTAAACAAGTGCGACCGTGAAGGCGCGGATCAAGCTGTCCGCGCGCTGACGACAATTCTCACATTCCGCGTCACCCACAAAGAAGACGAGTGGATTCCACCCGTCATCAAGGCCGCCGCCAGCAAGAACGAAGGCATAGACCACATACTTTCGAACATCGAAAAACATCGGGAACATCTACTCAAGACCGGTGAACTGGCCACGCGCCGTATCGAGCGCGAGCGCGAGCGAGTCCACGAACTCGTCGAACTCATGCTTCACACGGATTTCTGGACCGCCGAGCGATCGGCGAGACTCGAACAAGAACTCATTCGCATCTCCGCGCATGAGACAACGAGCTTCGATGTGGCGCGAGAGTTGACAAAAGTGTAG
- a CDS encoding GNAT family N-acetyltransferase, with translation MSKIDVREVVSKADRLRFVRMVWDIYGSDPNWVPPMEMDRMKLIDTAKNPFYQHTNIRFWTAERDGKIVGRIGASINDNYIKAQNEQAGFFGFYESINDPDVANALFEPAERYLRENGMKVAYGPANPSSNDEYGLLIEGFSRPPVLLLTYNPPYYASLFEQNGYAKDHDLYAWLLSQETARSDKLMRVASALRERNKITIRPMNPKRFNAELDLIKYIYNTAWENRGFFPMTDAEFDFLAKDLKPIYDPNLIFFAEVEGKPIGFALSLPDVNQAFHAGIRIPRGMLNLPIALWNLFTKKKAIDTVRIIVLGVLKEYRNRGVDALLYSATMEAAKRKGYKYGEASWVQESNTQMNRAAQMMNGEKYKTYRVYKKTL, from the coding sequence ATGAGCAAGATCGACGTTCGAGAAGTTGTGTCCAAAGCGGACAGGCTCCGCTTCGTTCGGATGGTCTGGGATATTTATGGCAGCGATCCGAACTGGGTACCACCGATGGAGATGGACCGGATGAAGCTGATCGACACTGCGAAGAACCCGTTCTATCAGCACACGAACATCCGCTTTTGGACTGCCGAGCGAGATGGCAAGATTGTCGGACGAATAGGCGCATCGATCAACGATAATTATATCAAGGCCCAGAACGAGCAAGCGGGCTTTTTTGGATTCTATGAATCCATCAACGATCCGGATGTCGCTAACGCGCTATTCGAGCCAGCCGAGCGCTACTTGCGTGAGAATGGAATGAAGGTCGCCTATGGCCCCGCCAATCCATCCTCGAATGATGAGTATGGGCTGCTGATCGAGGGCTTTAGCCGGCCGCCGGTGCTGCTGCTAACGTACAATCCTCCTTACTATGCGTCGCTCTTCGAACAGAATGGCTATGCGAAGGACCACGATCTCTATGCGTGGCTGCTCTCACAGGAAACAGCGCGGAGTGATAAGCTCATGCGCGTTGCCAGCGCCTTGCGCGAGCGCAACAAGATCACGATTCGACCAATGAATCCGAAGCGATTCAATGCTGAGTTGGATCTTATCAAATACATCTATAATACGGCCTGGGAGAATCGAGGATTCTTCCCAATGACGGATGCGGAGTTCGATTTTCTCGCTAAGGACCTTAAGCCGATATACGATCCGAATCTGATCTTCTTTGCCGAGGTCGAAGGCAAACCGATTGGGTTTGCGCTCTCCCTGCCGGATGTCAATCAGGCATTCCATGCGGGGATTCGGATTCCGCGCGGCATGTTGAATCTTCCGATTGCACTCTGGAATTTATTCACGAAGAAGAAGGCCATTGATACGGTCCGCATTATCGTGCTTGGCGTACTCAAAGAGTATCGTAATCGGGGAGTCGATGCGTTGCTCTATAGCGCCACAATGGAAGCTGCAAAACGCAAAGGCTATAAGTATGGCGAAGCCTCGTGGGTCCAGGAGAGTAACACGCAGATGAACCGCGCCGCGCAGATGATGAACGGCGAGAAATACAAAACGTATCGGGTTTATAAGAAGACGCTTTGA
- a CDS encoding OmpA family protein produces MKVTRYVPLALFLLSACSLPAMAQFGGLIDAINGKVEEKVTQKATEKTGEAMDSMLGNKSKNQPSQSASTPQTQSGSPAAAQQSAQVLKAYNNYDFKSGENIIFEDHFADDQDGEFPAHWNLEGGQAVVNKVNGEPTFLMTDGNYVLVSPRMKTPSYLSDPFTMEFDYYQVNNNQWAPLVRFIDAEGTPREIFFGHEVHTGSFTRDLAGGQLGSDEEYYGKWHHAALIYQADQLKAYVDNTRALVVPHCDLTPVKFVIGGIGDANNPISIRNFRLASGGGANTIGKLLTDGKFVTHGITFEAGKATIKPESMGVLNDVAAFLKSHGSMKFEIDGHTDSDGSASSNMTLSQQRADAVKSQLVAMGIAGSRLTTTGFGASKPIAGNDTPEGKANNRRVEFVKQ; encoded by the coding sequence ATGAAAGTTACACGATACGTCCCGCTCGCCTTGTTCCTTTTGAGTGCCTGCTCGTTGCCTGCAATGGCGCAGTTCGGCGGCCTGATCGACGCCATTAATGGTAAGGTCGAGGAGAAGGTTACCCAGAAGGCTACGGAGAAGACGGGCGAAGCAATGGACTCGATGTTGGGCAACAAGTCCAAGAACCAGCCGTCGCAGAGCGCGTCAACTCCGCAGACACAGAGTGGTAGCCCGGCCGCGGCCCAACAATCGGCGCAAGTCTTAAAGGCTTACAACAACTACGATTTCAAGTCCGGTGAGAATATTATTTTTGAGGACCATTTTGCCGACGATCAGGATGGCGAGTTTCCCGCGCATTGGAATTTGGAAGGTGGCCAGGCGGTCGTGAATAAGGTAAATGGAGAGCCGACCTTTCTCATGACCGATGGGAATTACGTGCTGGTCTCACCTCGTATGAAAACTCCATCGTATTTGAGCGATCCCTTCACGATGGAATTCGATTATTATCAGGTGAACAACAACCAGTGGGCACCACTGGTCCGGTTCATCGATGCGGAAGGCACACCGCGCGAGATCTTCTTTGGTCATGAGGTTCATACGGGCTCCTTCACACGAGATTTGGCTGGGGGCCAACTCGGTTCCGACGAAGAGTACTACGGCAAGTGGCACCATGCGGCGCTCATTTATCAAGCGGATCAACTCAAGGCCTACGTGGATAACACGCGCGCGCTTGTGGTGCCACACTGTGATTTGACGCCAGTAAAATTCGTGATCGGCGGCATCGGCGATGCGAACAACCCGATCTCCATTCGGAATTTCCGTCTGGCTTCCGGCGGTGGTGCGAATACGATTGGCAAGCTACTTACCGATGGGAAGTTCGTTACGCACGGCATCACCTTCGAGGCAGGCAAGGCGACGATCAAGCCGGAGAGCATGGGAGTGCTGAATGACGTGGCTGCTTTCCTCAAATCGCATGGCTCCATGAAATTCGAGATCGATGGCCACACGGATAGCGATGGTTCGGCATCATCAAATATGACGCTCTCACAGCAGCGGGCCGATGCGGTCAAGTCGCAGCTTGTCGCGATGGGTATTGCTGGCTCGCGTCTTACTACGACTGGCTTTGGTGCTTCGAAGCCCATCGCGGGCAACGACACACCGGAGGGCAAGGCCAATAACCGGAGAGTCGAATTCGTCAAACAATAA
- a CDS encoding PCMD domain-containing protein, translating to MNLRYILVLLFGLLTSTTSSAQIPNGGFETWTSGQPDSWYGFNTVQSSDAHSGSSAAKGQVGLSFPTLAAMIVTTNDPTTLGVPYTGRPGSFTGYYKFSPIAGSNDTLSFIAMFTKYDATLGKNIIGYGRIATAAAAGTYTQFTVPIQWLTSDAPDTVAASIETTESANGIGTSGTTFEVDDVSFGGSSDVAESTAPSLSLSASVPNPVFSSSKIKYSLANDGPATLTLYDETGRQIAVLASGFQTAGNHMAIFDGSSLPAGTYYYRLATADQSSGRLLQLIK from the coding sequence ATGAATCTTCGCTACATACTGGTTCTCCTATTCGGGCTTCTTACTAGCACCACGTCGTCAGCCCAAATCCCAAACGGCGGTTTCGAAACCTGGACCAGCGGCCAGCCGGATAGCTGGTACGGATTTAACACCGTGCAGTCATCCGATGCTCACTCCGGCAGTTCCGCCGCCAAGGGGCAAGTCGGCTTAAGCTTCCCTACCCTTGCTGCGATGATTGTTACAACGAATGACCCCACAACACTCGGTGTTCCTTACACGGGTCGACCTGGGAGTTTCACCGGCTATTATAAATTCTCACCCATAGCCGGAAGCAACGATACGTTGTCCTTCATCGCCATGTTTACAAAATACGACGCGACACTCGGCAAGAATATCATCGGCTATGGACGGATCGCAACCGCCGCCGCTGCCGGGACCTATACTCAATTTACTGTTCCGATTCAGTGGCTTACAAGTGACGCGCCAGACACCGTTGCGGCCAGTATTGAAACGACAGAGTCCGCGAATGGAATCGGCACCTCGGGGACGACCTTCGAAGTGGACGATGTGAGTTTCGGAGGCAGCAGTGATGTAGCGGAAAGCACCGCACCCTCACTCTCGTTATCCGCAAGCGTTCCGAATCCAGTATTCTCCAGTTCGAAGATCAAATATTCGCTTGCGAACGATGGCCCCGCAACGCTCACGCTTTATGATGAGACTGGACGGCAAATCGCAGTTCTTGCCAGTGGTTTCCAAACGGCGGGCAATCACATGGCCATTTTCGATGGCTCCAGCCTCCCAGCAGGTACGTACTATTACCGCCTTGCCACGGCCGATCAATCCAGCGGGCGCTTGCTCCAATTGATCAAGTAA